From one Leguminivora glycinivorella isolate SPB_JAAS2020 chromosome 5, LegGlyc_1.1, whole genome shotgun sequence genomic stretch:
- the LOC125226407 gene encoding uncharacterized protein LOC125226407 isoform X1, with amino-acid sequence MSQAFNVNLEASLYGSSDEDYSSKNKADIKTVDVCAQPDNTLEDLVIQEEVYEPRKVQSWQRRRKGYYAPRRYESWHGISDKDLEKPTQMEEDDISDTYGLHLHTSVAFEKLGLYFYEPQKLLLVANPNLSKPTSEQKNKLDVKSKLTSETDSVKEISPLDHSIKVFDERFFGFPKESIESKDVVPLDKIGVFETRNLYTTIPNKLSNRTKHKEQLDAKKQLIPGKNDDDAKASTSDNEINKSQFQKLFMKTLNKIYHDALGIPEKRHTTESDLELTTYELEKFERNYMIIFNHENFLSEPKRRGTALDVAALEDTFKQFRFNVTTHNDLKEKDLFTELKKFSRRNFSSSGCLCIAILTHGQDHGYLRAFDTRYCERDVIACFDARINPSLVGKPIIFLIQACRGRQPAAVVESRSQSVQEPVHTVELDAVYPTDKYRRSMDSI; translated from the exons ATGAGTCAAGCATTCAATGTGAACCTGGAAGCATCGCTATATGGATCATCTGATGAAGATTATAGTTCAAAAAACAAAGCTGATATAAAAACTGTGGACGTCTGCGCACAACCTGATAATACGTTAGAAGATTTAGTTATCCAAGAAGAGGTTTATGAACCTAGAAAAGTCCAATCATGGCAAAGAAGAAGAAAGGGATACTATGCACCTAGAAGGTATGAATCATGGCATGGCATATCTGATAAAGATCTCGAGAAGCCAACACAAATGGAAGAAGACGACATAAGTGACACTTATGGATTACATTTACACACATCCGTCGCTTTTGAAAAGCTTGGATTGTATTTCTATGAACCGCAAAAATTATTGCTTGTTGCTAACCCTAATTTATCAAAACCAACAAgtgaacaaaaaaataaattagatgTCAAAAGCAAACTTACCTCAGAAACTGATTCTGTCAAAGAAATCTCGCCTCTTGATCATTCTATAAAAGTGTTTGATGAACGCTTTTTTGGTTTTCCAAAAGAATCTATCGAATCTAAAGACGTTGTACCACTTGACAAAATAGGTGTTTTTGAAACTCGAAACTTATACACTACTATTCCTAATAAGCTATCAAATCGCACAAAACATAAAGAACAATTAGATGCTAAGAAGCAATTAATACCAGGGAAAAATGACGACGACGCCAAAGCTTCTACGTCCGATAATGAGATTAATAAATCTCAGTTCCAAAAACTGTTTATGAAAACGCTTAACAAAATTTATCACGATGCATTAGGTATACCCGAAAAAAGGCACACAACTGAGTCAGATTTGGAGTTAACAACGTATGAATTAGAAAAATTCGAAAGAAATTATATGATTATATTCAATCATGAAAACTTTCTAAGCGAACCAAAGAGACGAGGCACAGCTTTAGATGTAGCTGCGTTAGAAGATACATTCAAACAATTTCGATTTAATGTGACCACTCACAATGATCTAAAAGAAAAGGATTTGTTTACTGAATTGAAAAAAT TTAGTAGAAGGAACTTTAGCAGCAGCGGCTGTCTTTGCATAGCGATCCTGACTCACGGTCAAGACCACGGTTATCTGCGAGCATTTGACACGCGTTACTGCGAAAGAGACGTAATCGCGTGCTTTGACGCTCGTATTAATCCCAGTTTGGTGGGGAAACCAATCATATTCTTAATTCAG GCATGTCGGGGTCGCCAACCAGCTGCAGTTGTGGAGTCGAGAAGCCAAAGTGTACAGGAACCTGTTCACACTGTGGAACTAGATGCTGTTTACCCAACAGATAAATATCGCAGGTCCATGGACTCGATATAA
- the LOC125226407 gene encoding uncharacterized protein LOC125226407 isoform X2, with translation MSQAFNVNLEASLYGSSDEDYSSKNKADIKTVDVCAQPDNTLEDLVIQEEVYEPRKVQSWQRRRKGYYAPRS, from the exons ATGAGTCAAGCATTCAATGTGAACCTGGAAGCATCGCTATATGGATCATCTGATGAAGATTATAGTTCAAAAAACAAAGCTGATATAAAAACTGTGGACGTCTGCGCACAACCTGATAATACGTTAGAAGATTTAGTTATCCAAGAAGAGGTTTATGAACCTAGAAAAGTCCAATCATGGCAAAGAAGAAGAAAGGGATACTATGCACCTAGAAG TTAG